The Accipiter gentilis chromosome 7, bAccGen1.1, whole genome shotgun sequence genome includes a region encoding these proteins:
- the LOC126040617 gene encoding leukotriene B4 receptor 1-like, which produces MSQAEESSIHSTWNIVRSVVCIILSLSFIIGTPGNCIVIWTVCTKTKQVSPSVLLILNLAIADVLVLITLPIWIYSFADSWVFGVIFCKILVFIIYCSMYASIFLITALSLERLMAVFYPFTIQRYKTKEKISLIVFLIWFLSITFGISVIPFQETEEMNGRLLCTCRSYSSNRQKVSYLLLETLAGFVIPFLIISTCYMCVARRISRMIYQSKRRSERLIASIVVAFILCWFPHHLFNILDIISVQIELSNEELSLALDEIVGRGVYISGALVFISSCINPLLYAFAARRFRNHLRFAKISKLFEQMSQTVTEEDKKKSLVVNKQEDTLNKVDFAIRNQ; this is translated from the exons ATGAGTCAAGCTGAGGAAAGCAGTATCCACTCAACGTGGAATATTGTGAGGTCAGTAGTCTGCATAATACTGAGCTTGTCATTTATTATTGGGACCCCTGGAAATTGCATCGTCATCTGGACTGTTTGTACAAAAACGAAGCAAGTATCTCCTTCAGTCCTGCTGATCTTGAACCTGGCCATTGCAGATGTCCTTGTACTGATTACTTTACCAATCTGGATTTATTCCTTTGCTGACTCATGGGTTTTCGGAGTCATCTTCTGCAAAATACTGGTTTTCATTATTTACTGCAGCATGTATGCTAGTATATTTCTAATTACAGCACTGAGCTTGGAGCGGTTAATGGCTGTGTTTTACCCTTTCACAATTCAAAGATACAAAAcgaaagaaaagatttctttaatCGTGTTCCTCATTTGGTTCCTGTCTATTACTTTCGGCATTTCTGTCATTCCATTTCAAGAGACAGAAGAAATGAATGGTAGACTACTATGCACATGTCGCAGTTACTCTTCTAATAGACAGAAAGTGTCATATCTTCTGCTGGAGACTCTTGCAGGTTTTGTAAtcccttttttaattatttccacttGTTACATGTGTGTTGCAAGAAGAATAAGCAGAATGATTTACCAATCTAAGCGGCGATCAGAACGGCTCATTGCCAGCATTGTGGTGGCATTCATTTTATGCTGGTTCCCTCATCATCTCTTTAACATCCTAGATATTATTTCAGTTCAGATAGAACTCTCTAACGAGGAGTTGTCTTTGGCACTGGATGAAATTGTAGGCAGAGGAGTATACATCTCTGGAGCACTTGTATTCATCAGTAGCTGCATTAATCCTCTACTTTACGCTTTTGCTGCACGAAGATTTCGGAATCACCTGCGATTTGCCAAGATATCAAAGCTGTTTGAACAGATGAGTCAGACTGTAACagaggaagacaagaagaaaagttTGGTtgtaaacaaacaagaagataccTTA AATAAAGTGGACTTTGCCATAAGAAACCAATAA